One segment of Primulina tabacum isolate GXHZ01 chromosome 6, ASM2559414v2, whole genome shotgun sequence DNA contains the following:
- the LOC142549730 gene encoding BEL1-like homeodomain protein 4 isoform X1, protein MPLCMCVWIDKAEFNQLLSLLEIDDDDYEERDMGIRVACVITSHSQDYNSIQFLNKGTSSNPMSQDYHQGIYSFPNEFERSQQEQHQQAQQHHIAQQIRRDKLRIQGFDPPPPPPPLLGIEEKESGVVLPVYETVGMLSEMFTFQSGGVPTATELLESQISQCYRNPRQQPPPTGADSAADWFLHRQGMVVGGGLGDSKNQISSINADPAAAMQLFLMNSQQQRSPSPSSSHHHPPPTSSTLHMLLPNHSSSPNSSNLQVFHAAPGAAFGQFTWVPNSEDETNPNEIPGVIEGQGLSLSLSSSLQHFDAVKAEELRMREGGMLCFGQGVGPSNSVVQYQFKNLNSGAPASSLHLQGGVVGQNHQLQVELGSSLGAVNILRNSKYAKATQELLEEFCSVGRGQFKKNKLGQQNHNSNNANPSSNPSGGGIGGVNSSSTSKDLPSLSAADRLEHQRRKVKLISMLDEVDRRYSHYCEQMQMVVNSFDMVMGFGAAVPYTCLAQKAMSRHFRCLKDAISAQLKHTCELLGEKDGGTSGITKGETPRLKILEQSLRQQRAFHQMGMMQQEAWRPQRGLPDRSVNILRAWLFEHFLHPYPSDADKHLLARQTGLSRNQVSNWFINARVRLWKPMVEEMYQQEAKDEVDPQRDHSGSSSTSAAAAGTNSNNAQNSTPHATTTAITPPPAPKKSHEINAPESDPSFIAINRQRFSENQASIINTNNNATTSSAQSFPAMQETGSGSTHQPGNGRVNDSSTLLRFGANASDVSLTLGLRHAGNLPEKSRFSIRDFGG, encoded by the exons ATGCCTTTATGTATGTGTGTATGGATTGATAAAGCTGAATTT AATCAGCTGTTGAGTTTACTGGAAATCGACGACGATGATTATGAAGAAAGAGACATGGGAATAAGAGTGGCTTGTGTAATTACCTCTCATTCACAAGATTACAATTCGATTCAATTCTTGAACAAGGGAACTTCGTCGAATCCTATGTCCCAGGATTACCACCAAGGAATCTACAGTTTCCCGAATGAATTCGAGAGATCACAACAAGAACAGCATCAGCAAGCTCAGCAGCATCATATAGCTCAGCAGATCCGAAGGGATAAACTGAGGATTCAAGGCTTCGacccgccgccgccgccgccgccctTATTAGGTATTGAAGAGAAGGAATCAGGTGTTGTGCTCCCAGTTTACGAAACTGTCGGGATGTTATCTGAAATGTTCACTTTCCAGTCGGGAGGCGTACCTACGGCTACTGAGTTGTTGGAAAGTCAAATTTCACAGTGTTACCGGAATCCGAGACAACAACCGCCTCCCACCGGAGCAGATTCTGCTGCTGATTGGTTCTTACACCGTCAAGGGATGGTCGTAGGCGGTGGATTAGGAGATTCCAAGAATCAGATTTCGAGCATTAATGCGGATCCAGCAGCAGCCATGCAACTTTTCTTGATGAACTCGCAGCAGCAAAGGTCACCTTCACCGTCTTCTTCCCACCATCATCCTCCTCCTACTTCCTCCACTCTTCATATGCTGCTTCCCAACCATTCTTCTTCACCTAATTCTTCAAATCTCCAAGTCTTTCACGCCGCACCGGGAGCGGCTTTCGGTCAATTCACATGGGTTCCAAACAGCGAGGACGAAACCAACCCTAATGAAATTCCGGGAGTTATCGAAGGACAAGGGCTTTCTTTATCTCTATCCTCTTCACTTCAGCACTTTGATGCGGTGAAGGCCGAGGAACTGAGGATGAGAGAAGGAGGGATGTTGTGTTTCGGGCAAGGCGTGGGGCCCTCTAATTCTGTAGTACAGTATCAGTTCAAGAATTTGAATTCCGGAGCCCCCGCCTCCTCCTTGCACCTGCAAGGCGGAGTAGTTGGTCAGAACCACCAATTGCAGGTGGAGTTGGGGTCTTCCTTAGGAGCGGTCAATATCTTGAGGAATTCAAAGTACGCCAAAGCAACCCAAGAGTTGTTGGAAGAGTTTTGTAGCGTCGGAAGAGGCCAGTTCAAGAAAAACAAACTTGGACAGCAGAATCACAACAGCAACAACGCTAACCCTAGTTCCAACCCCAGTGGGGGCGGGATAGGCGGCGTCAATTCTTCCTCTACTTCAAAAGATCTCCCTTCTTTGTCAGCTGCTGACAGACTCGAGCATCAAAGGAGAAAGGTCAAACTAATATCCATGCTTGATGAG GTGGATAGAAGATACAGCCACTACTGCGAGCAAATGCAGATGGTGGTGAATTCGTTCGACATGGTGATGGGTTTCGGGGCGGCGGTGCCGTACACTTGCCTCGCTCAGAAGGCCATGTCCCGCCATTTCCGGTGCCTGAAAGACGCCATCTCCGCCCAGTTGAAGCACACCTGCGAGCTGTTGGGGGAAAAAGATGGCGGCACCTCGGGGATAACAAAAGGCGAGACACCTAGGCTGAAAATTCTCGAGCAAAGCCTGCGGCAACAAAGAGCATTTCATCAGATGGGTATGATGCAGCAAGAAGCGTGGAGACCTCAAAGAGGCTTGCCCGACCGATCTGTCAACATTTTGAGAGCTTGGCTTTTTGAACATTTCCTGCATCC GTATCCAAGCGACGCAGATAAGCATCTGTTGGCGCGACAGACTGGCCTATCCAGGAACCAG GTTTCAAACTGGTTCATCAATGCGAGGGTTCGGTTGTGGAAACCCATGGTGGAAGAGATGTATCAGCAAGAAGCCAAGGATGAGGTAGATCCGCAGCGGGACCACAGCGGCAGCAGCAGCACCAGCGCTGCAGCTGCAGGTACCAACAGTAACAATGCACAAAATTCAACGCCTCACGCCACCACCACCGCAATTACTCCTCCGCCTGCACCCAAAAAATCTCATGAAATCAATGCCCCAGAAAGCGACCCTTCATTCATCGCAATTAATAGGCAACGCTTCTCGGAAAACCAAGCCAGCATTATCAACACAAACAACAATGCCACAACGTCGTCGGCGCAATCTTTTCCGGCCATGCAGGAAACTGGCTCCGGCAGCACACATCAACCCGGAAATGGGCGAGTTAATGACTCTTCCACACTACTAAGGTTCGGGGCGAATGCGAGTGATGTGTCGCTTACTCTAGGATTACGTCACGCCGGAAACTTACCGGAGAAGAGCCGGTTCTCGATCAGAGACTTCGGGGGATAG
- the LOC142549730 gene encoding BEL1-like homeodomain protein 4 isoform X2 — MGIRVACVITSHSQDYNSIQFLNKGTSSNPMSQDYHQGIYSFPNEFERSQQEQHQQAQQHHIAQQIRRDKLRIQGFDPPPPPPPLLGIEEKESGVVLPVYETVGMLSEMFTFQSGGVPTATELLESQISQCYRNPRQQPPPTGADSAADWFLHRQGMVVGGGLGDSKNQISSINADPAAAMQLFLMNSQQQRSPSPSSSHHHPPPTSSTLHMLLPNHSSSPNSSNLQVFHAAPGAAFGQFTWVPNSEDETNPNEIPGVIEGQGLSLSLSSSLQHFDAVKAEELRMREGGMLCFGQGVGPSNSVVQYQFKNLNSGAPASSLHLQGGVVGQNHQLQVELGSSLGAVNILRNSKYAKATQELLEEFCSVGRGQFKKNKLGQQNHNSNNANPSSNPSGGGIGGVNSSSTSKDLPSLSAADRLEHQRRKVKLISMLDEVDRRYSHYCEQMQMVVNSFDMVMGFGAAVPYTCLAQKAMSRHFRCLKDAISAQLKHTCELLGEKDGGTSGITKGETPRLKILEQSLRQQRAFHQMGMMQQEAWRPQRGLPDRSVNILRAWLFEHFLHPYPSDADKHLLARQTGLSRNQVSNWFINARVRLWKPMVEEMYQQEAKDEVDPQRDHSGSSSTSAAAAGTNSNNAQNSTPHATTTAITPPPAPKKSHEINAPESDPSFIAINRQRFSENQASIINTNNNATTSSAQSFPAMQETGSGSTHQPGNGRVNDSSTLLRFGANASDVSLTLGLRHAGNLPEKSRFSIRDFGG; from the exons ATGGGAATAAGAGTGGCTTGTGTAATTACCTCTCATTCACAAGATTACAATTCGATTCAATTCTTGAACAAGGGAACTTCGTCGAATCCTATGTCCCAGGATTACCACCAAGGAATCTACAGTTTCCCGAATGAATTCGAGAGATCACAACAAGAACAGCATCAGCAAGCTCAGCAGCATCATATAGCTCAGCAGATCCGAAGGGATAAACTGAGGATTCAAGGCTTCGacccgccgccgccgccgccgccctTATTAGGTATTGAAGAGAAGGAATCAGGTGTTGTGCTCCCAGTTTACGAAACTGTCGGGATGTTATCTGAAATGTTCACTTTCCAGTCGGGAGGCGTACCTACGGCTACTGAGTTGTTGGAAAGTCAAATTTCACAGTGTTACCGGAATCCGAGACAACAACCGCCTCCCACCGGAGCAGATTCTGCTGCTGATTGGTTCTTACACCGTCAAGGGATGGTCGTAGGCGGTGGATTAGGAGATTCCAAGAATCAGATTTCGAGCATTAATGCGGATCCAGCAGCAGCCATGCAACTTTTCTTGATGAACTCGCAGCAGCAAAGGTCACCTTCACCGTCTTCTTCCCACCATCATCCTCCTCCTACTTCCTCCACTCTTCATATGCTGCTTCCCAACCATTCTTCTTCACCTAATTCTTCAAATCTCCAAGTCTTTCACGCCGCACCGGGAGCGGCTTTCGGTCAATTCACATGGGTTCCAAACAGCGAGGACGAAACCAACCCTAATGAAATTCCGGGAGTTATCGAAGGACAAGGGCTTTCTTTATCTCTATCCTCTTCACTTCAGCACTTTGATGCGGTGAAGGCCGAGGAACTGAGGATGAGAGAAGGAGGGATGTTGTGTTTCGGGCAAGGCGTGGGGCCCTCTAATTCTGTAGTACAGTATCAGTTCAAGAATTTGAATTCCGGAGCCCCCGCCTCCTCCTTGCACCTGCAAGGCGGAGTAGTTGGTCAGAACCACCAATTGCAGGTGGAGTTGGGGTCTTCCTTAGGAGCGGTCAATATCTTGAGGAATTCAAAGTACGCCAAAGCAACCCAAGAGTTGTTGGAAGAGTTTTGTAGCGTCGGAAGAGGCCAGTTCAAGAAAAACAAACTTGGACAGCAGAATCACAACAGCAACAACGCTAACCCTAGTTCCAACCCCAGTGGGGGCGGGATAGGCGGCGTCAATTCTTCCTCTACTTCAAAAGATCTCCCTTCTTTGTCAGCTGCTGACAGACTCGAGCATCAAAGGAGAAAGGTCAAACTAATATCCATGCTTGATGAG GTGGATAGAAGATACAGCCACTACTGCGAGCAAATGCAGATGGTGGTGAATTCGTTCGACATGGTGATGGGTTTCGGGGCGGCGGTGCCGTACACTTGCCTCGCTCAGAAGGCCATGTCCCGCCATTTCCGGTGCCTGAAAGACGCCATCTCCGCCCAGTTGAAGCACACCTGCGAGCTGTTGGGGGAAAAAGATGGCGGCACCTCGGGGATAACAAAAGGCGAGACACCTAGGCTGAAAATTCTCGAGCAAAGCCTGCGGCAACAAAGAGCATTTCATCAGATGGGTATGATGCAGCAAGAAGCGTGGAGACCTCAAAGAGGCTTGCCCGACCGATCTGTCAACATTTTGAGAGCTTGGCTTTTTGAACATTTCCTGCATCC GTATCCAAGCGACGCAGATAAGCATCTGTTGGCGCGACAGACTGGCCTATCCAGGAACCAG GTTTCAAACTGGTTCATCAATGCGAGGGTTCGGTTGTGGAAACCCATGGTGGAAGAGATGTATCAGCAAGAAGCCAAGGATGAGGTAGATCCGCAGCGGGACCACAGCGGCAGCAGCAGCACCAGCGCTGCAGCTGCAGGTACCAACAGTAACAATGCACAAAATTCAACGCCTCACGCCACCACCACCGCAATTACTCCTCCGCCTGCACCCAAAAAATCTCATGAAATCAATGCCCCAGAAAGCGACCCTTCATTCATCGCAATTAATAGGCAACGCTTCTCGGAAAACCAAGCCAGCATTATCAACACAAACAACAATGCCACAACGTCGTCGGCGCAATCTTTTCCGGCCATGCAGGAAACTGGCTCCGGCAGCACACATCAACCCGGAAATGGGCGAGTTAATGACTCTTCCACACTACTAAGGTTCGGGGCGAATGCGAGTGATGTGTCGCTTACTCTAGGATTACGTCACGCCGGAAACTTACCGGAGAAGAGCCGGTTCTCGATCAGAGACTTCGGGGGATAG